The following coding sequences lie in one Flagellimonas eckloniae genomic window:
- a CDS encoding UDP-2,3-diacylglucosamine diphosphatase produces the protein MKKRKIELAVISDVHLGTYGCHADELIAYLNSIQPKKLILNGDIIDIWQFKKRYFPPSHLKVLKRIIGMASKGTEVYYITGNHDEMLRKFSNTSMGNFKITNKLVLNLDGKKAWIFHGDVFDVSIQNAKWLAKLGGYGYDILIRINSWVNWGLAKMGRERYSLSKRIKNSVKGAIKYISNFEKTAGDLAIENHYDYVICGHIHQPKKEFYENKNGKCLYLNSGDWVENLTALEYSFKRWKIYHYNHDKLSPFFVDEDLKDMDMTELIASITDKEMDATELTENIEKEKKLNTQSLTQD, from the coding sequence TTGAAAAAAAGGAAGATAGAGTTAGCTGTTATTTCAGATGTTCACTTAGGAACCTACGGATGTCATGCAGATGAACTCATTGCATATTTAAACAGCATCCAGCCTAAAAAGCTCATTTTAAATGGCGATATCATTGATATTTGGCAGTTTAAAAAACGTTATTTTCCTCCATCCCATTTAAAAGTTCTTAAAAGAATCATTGGTATGGCCTCCAAAGGCACAGAGGTTTATTATATTACTGGAAATCACGATGAAATGCTTCGTAAGTTCAGTAATACTTCAATGGGAAATTTTAAAATCACTAATAAACTCGTCCTTAATCTGGACGGTAAAAAAGCATGGATTTTTCATGGCGATGTTTTTGATGTATCCATTCAAAATGCAAAATGGTTGGCAAAATTGGGAGGCTACGGTTATGATATTCTTATTCGCATAAACAGCTGGGTTAATTGGGGCTTGGCCAAAATGGGACGTGAACGTTATTCCCTTTCCAAACGCATCAAAAATAGCGTAAAAGGTGCCATAAAATACATAAGCAACTTTGAAAAGACTGCAGGGGACCTCGCTATTGAAAATCATTATGATTATGTAATCTGCGGGCACATTCATCAACCAAAAAAGGAATTTTACGAAAACAAAAATGGTAAGTGTTTGTATCTAAATTCTGGTGATTGGGTTGAAAACTTGACAGCTTTGGAATATTCCTTCAAACGATGGAAGATTTACCATTACAATCATGATAAGTTGTCACCTTTCTTTGTGGATGAGGACCTTAAGGACATGGACATGACCGAACTTATCGCTTCCATAACGGATAAGGAAATGGATGCGACGGAGCTAACGGAAAATATTGAAAAAGAAAAAAAATTAAATACTCAAAGCCTGACGCAAGATTGA
- a CDS encoding DUF1592 domain-containing protein, with the protein MDDNQIEQKKVKKENKKSLILGAIVVTIVTLTIPFLPMDADEMHWLLGFFGKFHPLLVHLPIGILLALFFLELASYFKPSLQLGGASGLLLWSAVITAVPTALAGTLLAASGEYGSQSFAMHKWYGLATVILSIWLLVIHKQSTVSLVGKFTLYRAILVINVVLLGIAGHYGGSLTHGSNYLTKDLPDEIREFLGDDPYSMDGLLALDDGEVTKILKEKDYDTDIKPIVNTYCYSCHGVEEQKGGLRLDEIDPDLVKGQDAETWRFMLDMVNSGEMPPEEEKQPTEEERALLVDWITASVQNAVKIKKAEQKPVIRRLTKKQYTHSVSNLLNLPMNFGEVLPEDGKSEMGFSNNGQVQQVSPLHIEYYKQIARQALDKAIPPAEKPESTRYKITFGKGIGEDKPAGKIGGYQSDPIDPDDFIVEILDTNGLPKIGLDSVEKAHLINIKENIGIGMRGSHKDRYQVVENGITLYSALPHKEVSPKSWQGPSPNLKLLIKDNFPMNGNFKLRVKASKGQQLYSQIPGLIALRNQLPAEDLTGAIQLNAYTCRTKSNLKLVSKRLVPRDLTENSKAKYTFFAPQEGYYQIDFTHPYVADDGMPSLKLKLDRDQLQERLHINDSLKNRKEITTPITMAYLEKGEHSLEIGGRFFVGFSKVVITPYPDSHPIAIELMEEAERSRLKFTNDSPILRAFAGARTDDGMDYKTFGDFKGVTASYGNPEDYTFYDRLENLPIPVIDTVETEILANIMIIGLWNDFLVKDNHDSGPPLLIQELEFEAPYHSVWPPESQTTIFFPSEDKTDKEKYTKQVLTRFMERAYRRPLDKGEVDPYLDFWKSIRNDYERYEDGVKEVLVAVLCSPSFIYLAEPEEGSSDDEREFYLASRLAYFLWDSPPDSLLMEVADDGKLHRKKELKKQVQRMLHDDKSWRMIQQFSEEWLRIDRHKAMNTNVDEYEDFTRFVKRDMEDETYHFINYVLQKDMGIHNLIESNFALLNQNLAEFYGIDSVKGNHFRPVNLTGEMKRGGLLSQGSFLSGHSDGTQAHAIKRAVWLKSKILGDHPPDPPPNVPELDPETPGFENLTLKEQLFIHRDKVSCMGCHRKIDPYGIVFENYNAVGLFQTEVMEKPIDAKTELPDGTVVDGIEGIKSYILREKKDDFTRSLVKHLFSYALGRDITFVDEREIESIVRAVKKEDYRFQSVFENIVTSRSFRGEF; encoded by the coding sequence GTGGACGATAACCAAATCGAACAAAAGAAGGTGAAAAAGGAGAATAAGAAGTCCCTTATTTTAGGCGCAATTGTAGTTACAATAGTTACTTTGACCATACCTTTTTTACCCATGGATGCTGATGAAATGCATTGGTTATTAGGTTTTTTTGGAAAGTTTCATCCTCTTCTCGTTCACCTTCCTATTGGTATTTTATTGGCGCTGTTCTTTCTGGAACTTGCCAGCTATTTTAAACCTTCACTACAACTTGGTGGAGCAAGCGGTCTTTTACTTTGGTCCGCGGTAATTACAGCCGTTCCTACCGCACTGGCTGGAACATTATTGGCGGCATCTGGGGAGTATGGAAGTCAAAGTTTTGCTATGCACAAATGGTATGGATTGGCTACGGTGATACTAAGTATTTGGCTTTTAGTGATCCACAAACAAAGTACCGTTTCATTAGTAGGGAAATTTACATTGTATAGGGCTATTTTAGTAATCAATGTTGTACTGTTGGGCATTGCCGGTCATTATGGGGGTTCATTGACGCATGGGTCCAATTATCTTACCAAGGATTTACCAGATGAAATAAGGGAATTTCTTGGAGACGACCCGTATTCCATGGACGGGTTACTAGCCTTGGATGATGGTGAAGTGACTAAAATTCTAAAAGAAAAGGATTATGACACAGACATAAAACCTATTGTAAACACTTATTGTTATAGCTGTCATGGGGTAGAAGAGCAAAAAGGAGGGTTGCGTTTGGATGAAATTGACCCTGATTTGGTCAAAGGCCAAGATGCCGAAACTTGGCGGTTTATGCTGGATATGGTCAATAGTGGAGAAATGCCACCAGAAGAAGAAAAGCAACCAACAGAGGAAGAACGTGCACTTTTGGTTGATTGGATAACCGCATCCGTTCAAAATGCGGTCAAAATTAAAAAAGCGGAGCAGAAACCTGTAATCCGCAGGTTGACAAAAAAACAGTACACGCATTCCGTAAGTAATTTATTGAACCTTCCCATGAATTTTGGAGAAGTTTTGCCCGAAGACGGAAAGTCTGAAATGGGTTTTAGCAATAATGGACAGGTACAGCAAGTATCTCCACTTCATATTGAATATTACAAACAGATTGCACGACAAGCCTTGGACAAGGCCATACCACCTGCCGAAAAACCAGAATCAACCCGATATAAAATTACTTTTGGAAAAGGTATTGGCGAGGACAAACCTGCAGGTAAAATCGGGGGTTATCAGAGCGATCCAATTGACCCTGATGATTTTATTGTTGAAATTTTGGATACCAATGGTCTACCAAAAATTGGTTTGGATAGTGTTGAAAAGGCACACCTTATCAACATCAAAGAAAATATTGGAATAGGAATGAGGGGATCTCACAAGGATCGCTATCAGGTAGTGGAAAATGGGATTACCCTGTATTCAGCACTCCCCCATAAGGAAGTTTCCCCAAAATCTTGGCAAGGCCCATCACCTAACCTTAAACTTTTGATCAAGGATAATTTTCCTATGAACGGTAACTTCAAGTTAAGGGTAAAAGCCTCAAAAGGGCAACAGTTGTATTCGCAAATACCTGGTCTAATAGCATTGCGAAACCAGCTACCTGCAGAAGATTTGACAGGGGCAATACAATTAAACGCTTATACCTGTCGCACAAAATCTAATTTAAAACTGGTTTCAAAAAGACTTGTACCAAGGGATTTAACAGAAAACAGTAAAGCAAAGTATACTTTTTTTGCACCTCAAGAGGGGTATTATCAAATTGATTTTACGCATCCTTATGTTGCGGATGATGGGATGCCATCTTTGAAACTAAAACTAGATAGAGACCAACTTCAGGAACGTTTACACATAAATGATAGCCTTAAAAATAGGAAAGAAATTACTACTCCCATTACTATGGCCTATTTAGAAAAAGGTGAGCATAGTCTTGAAATTGGAGGTCGTTTTTTTGTTGGGTTTAGTAAGGTTGTTATCACCCCCTATCCTGATTCGCATCCAATAGCCATAGAACTTATGGAAGAAGCCGAGAGAAGTAGGTTGAAGTTCACAAATGATTCCCCAATTTTAAGAGCCTTTGCAGGAGCTAGAACGGATGATGGGATGGACTATAAAACCTTTGGCGACTTTAAAGGAGTTACTGCTTCCTATGGAAACCCTGAAGACTATACATTCTACGACAGGCTGGAAAACCTGCCAATTCCCGTAATTGATACCGTTGAGACCGAAATTCTTGCCAATATTATGATTATTGGGTTGTGGAATGATTTTCTGGTGAAGGATAATCACGATTCCGGACCACCACTTTTAATTCAAGAACTGGAATTTGAAGCTCCCTATCATTCAGTTTGGCCACCCGAAAGCCAAACGACCATATTCTTCCCTTCTGAAGATAAAACAGATAAGGAAAAATATACAAAACAAGTACTTACCAGATTTATGGAGCGTGCGTACCGTAGACCTTTGGATAAGGGGGAAGTTGACCCGTATTTGGATTTTTGGAAAAGCATCAGAAATGATTATGAACGTTATGAGGACGGGGTTAAGGAAGTTCTCGTGGCAGTTCTGTGTTCTCCAAGTTTCATTTATTTGGCAGAGCCTGAAGAAGGGTCATCAGATGATGAGCGGGAGTTTTACCTGGCATCAAGATTGGCCTATTTCCTATGGGATTCACCACCAGATAGTTTGTTGATGGAAGTTGCGGACGATGGCAAATTACATCGGAAGAAAGAATTGAAAAAACAAGTACAGCGAATGTTACATGATGACAAAAGCTGGCGAATGATTCAACAATTTTCAGAGGAATGGTTGCGGATTGACCGTCATAAGGCCATGAACACCAATGTGGATGAGTATGAAGACTTCACTCGCTTTGTGAAACGTGACATGGAAGATGAAACGTATCACTTCATAAATTATGTGCTTCAAAAGGACATGGGTATCCACAATTTGATTGAATCCAATTTTGCATTGCTGAATCAGAATTTAGCTGAGTTTTACGGAATTGATAGTGTTAAGGGGAATCATTTTAGGCCAGTTAATTTAACTGGTGAAATGAAAAGAGGTGGATTATTATCCCAAGGTTCTTTCCTAAGCGGTCATTCAGACGGTACACAGGCCCATGCAATCAAAAGGGCCGTATGGTTAAAATCGAAGATACTTGGTGATCATCCGCCAGATCCGCCACCAAATGTTCCCGAATTAGATCCTGAAACTCCAGGATTTGAAAACCTTACTTTAAAAGAGCAGTTGTTTATTCATAGGGACAAGGTTTCCTGTATGGGTTGCCACAGAAAAATTGACCCTTACGGAATTGTATTTGAGAATTACAATGCGGTCGGACTTTTTCAGACTGAGGTCATGGAAAAACCAATAGATGCAAAAACAGAACTGCCCGATGGCACTGTTGTTGATGGGATTGAAGGTATAAAGTCGTATATTCTAAGGGAGAAAAAGGATGATTTTACACGCTCTTTGGTAAAACATTTGTTTTCGTATGCATTGGGACGAGATATCACTTTTGTGGATGAACGTGAAATAGAGTCGATTGTAAGAGCTGTTAAAAAGGAAGACTACAGATTTCAATCGGTGTTTGAAAATATAGTAACAAGTCGCTCTTTTAGGGGAGAGTTTTAA
- the aroC gene encoding chorismate synthase: MAGNSFGHLFRLTSFGESHGRALGGVIDGCPAGIVLDLEKIQLELNRRKPGQSAIVTQRKEPDTVEIYSGIFEGKTTGTPIGFAIHNTNQKSKDYSHIKDSYRPSHADYVYDKKYGFRDYRGGGRSSARETASRVVAGAIAKQFLGNIKITAFVSQVGEMKLDKDYADLDFSKIEANPVRCPDMEMAKKMEDYIKSIKKEGDTIGGVITCVIQNVPIGLGEPVFDKLHAELGKAMLSINAVKGFEYGSGFDGVLMKGSEHNDKFNADGTTKTNRSGGIQGGISNGMDIYFNIAFKPVATVLQSYETINKEGEKVTTHGKGRHDPCVVPRAVPIVEAMAALVLADFTLLSKTNKI; this comes from the coding sequence ATGGCAGGTAATAGTTTTGGACATCTTTTTAGGCTTACTTCTTTTGGAGAATCGCATGGCAGGGCACTGGGTGGTGTAATAGATGGTTGCCCAGCAGGGATAGTATTGGATTTGGAAAAAATTCAATTGGAGTTGAACCGAAGGAAACCGGGACAATCAGCCATTGTTACCCAACGAAAAGAACCGGATACAGTTGAGATATACTCCGGAATTTTTGAAGGGAAGACGACAGGAACACCCATTGGTTTTGCAATTCATAATACCAATCAAAAATCCAAAGATTATTCCCATATAAAAGACTCGTACAGACCTTCCCATGCGGATTATGTTTACGATAAAAAATACGGATTCCGTGACTATCGCGGAGGTGGCCGAAGCTCAGCTAGGGAAACCGCCAGTAGGGTAGTTGCCGGTGCTATCGCAAAGCAATTTCTGGGGAACATAAAAATTACTGCCTTCGTGTCACAAGTTGGTGAGATGAAGCTGGACAAGGATTATGCGGATCTTGACTTTTCCAAAATAGAGGCCAATCCTGTTCGTTGCCCGGATATGGAAATGGCAAAAAAAATGGAAGATTATATAAAATCCATTAAAAAAGAAGGAGATACTATTGGAGGTGTCATTACCTGTGTCATTCAAAATGTACCAATTGGTTTGGGTGAGCCTGTGTTTGATAAATTACATGCAGAGCTTGGGAAGGCAATGCTGTCCATTAATGCTGTGAAAGGTTTTGAATATGGCAGTGGTTTTGACGGGGTTCTTATGAAAGGAAGTGAGCACAATGACAAGTTCAATGCAGATGGAACCACTAAAACCAATAGAAGTGGGGGTATTCAAGGAGGCATTAGCAATGGAATGGACATCTATTTCAACATAGCGTTTAAACCCGTTGCAACCGTGCTGCAATCGTATGAAACCATCAATAAGGAAGGTGAAAAAGTAACTACCCATGGTAAGGGAAGGCATGACCCCTGTGTGGTACCGAGAGCGGTCCCAATTGTTGAGGCTATGGCAGCCCTAGTTTTGGCCGACTTTACCTTATTATCAAAAACAAACAAAATCTAA
- the gshB gene encoding glutathione synthase — protein MNICFLMYPWEDIDPDNDTSLTLIHECVKRNHGVALCTPSNLTIRNSVTNAFCTVINRMEKVSNSHKTFYKQASIREEMLPLAGFDVIFMRANPPLDPIMLNFLDSVKDDVFIMNSLQGLREANNKLYTAAFGDSHSNIIPATHVSKNKNYLVRQIKESSADKMILKPLNGFGGSGVILIEKSAMSNIKSLLDFYITNSDGSSNYVILQEYIEGADQGDVRILILNGEPIGAMKRVPGNDDHRSNVSAGGSVARHAMTKQEKALCKQIGPKLVKDGLFFVGIDVIGGKLVEVNVMSPGGITYMNKVYKTKIQSKVIDFVESKVLDKLQAFDRRSRLRSEVENA, from the coding sequence ATGAATATCTGTTTTTTAATGTATCCGTGGGAAGATATTGATCCGGACAATGATACCAGTCTCACCTTAATACATGAATGTGTAAAGCGTAATCATGGGGTTGCCTTATGTACTCCTTCAAATTTGACCATAAGAAACAGTGTTACCAATGCTTTTTGTACGGTAATCAATAGAATGGAAAAGGTTTCCAACAGTCATAAAACCTTTTACAAACAGGCTAGTATACGCGAAGAGATGCTTCCACTTGCCGGTTTTGATGTCATTTTTATGCGTGCAAACCCACCTTTGGACCCGATAATGCTGAACTTTTTGGATTCTGTGAAGGATGATGTGTTTATAATGAACTCTTTGCAAGGCCTAAGAGAAGCCAACAATAAGTTATATACTGCAGCATTTGGTGATAGCCACAGCAACATTATTCCAGCTACCCATGTGTCCAAAAACAAAAATTATCTGGTGCGGCAAATAAAGGAGTCTAGCGCAGATAAAATGATATTAAAACCTCTGAATGGTTTTGGGGGTTCAGGAGTTATTTTGATTGAAAAATCGGCAATGAGCAATATAAAGTCCCTTCTGGATTTTTACATCACAAACTCCGATGGTTCATCAAATTATGTAATACTTCAAGAATATATTGAAGGAGCCGATCAGGGTGATGTCCGTATCCTGATTTTAAATGGTGAGCCAATAGGAGCAATGAAGAGGGTACCAGGGAATGATGACCATCGCTCTAATGTTTCGGCTGGAGGATCCGTAGCCAGACATGCAATGACTAAGCAAGAAAAGGCACTTTGCAAACAAATTGGCCCAAAATTGGTTAAAGACGGACTCTTTTTTGTTGGGATTGATGTAATTGGTGGCAAACTGGTTGAAGTGAATGTGATGTCACCAGGAGGAATCACCTATATGAATAAAGTCTACAAAACGAAAATACAAAGTAAGGTGATTGATTTTGTGGAGAGCAAAGTATTGGACAAGCTACAAGCTTTTGACAGAAGATCAAGATTAAGAAGCGAAGTTGAGAATGCATAA
- a CDS encoding N-formylglutamate amidohydrolase, producing the protein MHKRSVDDIVLLIKGGACFEAVSDDYSFTIKIEKYVPFVCGAVHDGHQFRKSLWANCLHTEYERWYEEDPSTKQMVQNFPIVIAGCDSRFEYDLNREPERAIYEDAWGKQLWKKPLSDNEKQQSLTKHHNFYKVVNALIGKLEEEFQNVLVFDMHSYNWKRWDRSVPVWNLGTSNVDTKRYGALIESWRFKLGSMQLPNKIESTSKINDTFQGNGYFLKYITKNFTNTLVLATEISKIYCDELSGVMYPEVIKSVENQLKDLIPLQVEEFQKSV; encoded by the coding sequence ATGCATAAAAGATCCGTTGATGATATTGTACTCTTAATCAAAGGAGGTGCATGTTTTGAAGCAGTTTCCGATGATTATTCCTTTACCATAAAGATTGAAAAATACGTTCCTTTTGTATGTGGGGCCGTACATGACGGACATCAATTTCGAAAATCACTTTGGGCCAACTGCTTGCACACAGAATATGAGCGATGGTATGAAGAAGACCCATCTACCAAACAAATGGTGCAAAACTTTCCCATTGTAATTGCCGGATGTGACAGCCGCTTTGAATATGATCTGAACCGTGAACCTGAAAGGGCAATTTATGAAGATGCGTGGGGAAAACAACTCTGGAAAAAACCACTTTCCGATAATGAAAAACAACAGAGCCTGACAAAGCACCATAATTTTTATAAGGTAGTAAATGCTCTCATAGGCAAACTGGAAGAAGAGTTTCAGAATGTTTTGGTTTTTGATATGCACAGCTATAATTGGAAACGATGGGATAGATCAGTACCAGTTTGGAATTTAGGAACTTCCAATGTTGATACCAAAAGGTATGGAGCCTTAATAGAAAGCTGGCGCTTCAAATTGGGTTCCATGCAATTGCCCAATAAGATAGAATCAACCTCAAAAATCAATGATACCTTCCAAGGAAATGGATACTTTCTAAAATACATTACCAAAAACTTTACCAATACCTTGGTCTTGGCCACCGAAATTTCAAAAATATACTGTGATGAACTTTCGGGCGTTATGTATCCCGAAGTAATAAAATCGGTTGAGAATCAACTCAAAGATTTGATACCTTTGCAAGTTGAGGAGTTTCAGAAGAGCGTATGA
- a CDS encoding dicarboxylate/amino acid:cation symporter, whose protein sequence is MRKLELHWKILIGMVLGIVFGFAMTQISGGKDFVSDWIQPLGTIFVKLLKLIAIPLILASLIKGISDLKDISKFKNIGLRTIGIYMGTTVVAIVLGLLLVNILQPGDGISTETIDRLTNTYASDSGVTSKLEEATRQKSAGPLKFLEDMVPDNAIAAMSNNRLMLQVIFFTIFMGISLLLIGEKRAKPLKDFFDSLNDVVLKMVDLIMLVAPYAVFALLANVVVSSGDPELLVALLKYAGVVVLGLFLMIVFYTILVKLLTGKNPFWFLKEISPAQLLAFSTSSSAATLPVTMERVEEHIGVDKEVSSFVLPVGATINMDGTSLYQGVAAVFIAQALAFDLPLSGQLTIILTALLASIGTAAVPGAGMVMLVIVLESVGFPADKLAIGLALIFAVDRPLDMFRTVVNITGDATVSMLVAKSVGKLGKPRVKEWDDHLDEVK, encoded by the coding sequence ATGCGTAAATTAGAACTACACTGGAAAATCCTAATAGGAATGGTATTAGGTATTGTTTTCGGTTTTGCAATGACCCAAATAAGCGGAGGAAAGGATTTTGTCTCCGATTGGATTCAACCTCTGGGTACCATTTTCGTCAAACTATTAAAATTAATTGCCATACCATTGATTTTGGCTTCGTTGATCAAAGGGATATCCGATTTAAAGGACATTTCCAAGTTCAAGAACATTGGTTTACGCACAATTGGCATCTACATGGGAACCACAGTTGTGGCAATTGTTTTGGGTTTATTGCTTGTAAATATATTGCAACCTGGTGATGGCATTTCAACTGAGACCATAGATAGGCTTACAAATACGTATGCAAGCGATAGTGGGGTAACATCAAAGCTTGAGGAAGCCACACGGCAGAAGAGTGCGGGCCCCTTAAAATTTTTGGAGGACATGGTTCCCGATAATGCCATAGCTGCGATGAGCAACAATCGTCTCATGTTGCAAGTGATATTCTTTACCATATTTATGGGGATTTCATTGCTTTTGATAGGGGAGAAGCGGGCAAAACCTTTAAAGGATTTTTTCGATTCCCTTAATGATGTGGTCCTTAAAATGGTAGACCTGATCATGTTGGTGGCCCCCTATGCTGTCTTTGCCCTATTGGCCAATGTTGTGGTGTCCTCTGGGGATCCAGAGCTTTTGGTGGCCCTGTTAAAGTATGCTGGGGTTGTTGTTTTGGGATTGTTCCTCATGATTGTTTTTTACACCATTTTGGTAAAATTGCTCACAGGAAAGAACCCGTTTTGGTTCTTAAAGGAAATAAGTCCGGCGCAATTGTTGGCATTTTCTACCAGTTCCAGTGCGGCCACCTTGCCCGTAACCATGGAAAGGGTGGAGGAGCATATAGGAGTTGATAAAGAAGTATCCAGTTTTGTTTTGCCAGTTGGGGCTACAATCAACATGGATGGCACCAGTTTGTACCAAGGAGTTGCAGCTGTTTTTATAGCACAAGCTTTGGCTTTTGACCTTCCTCTATCGGGTCAACTGACCATTATTTTAACTGCACTATTGGCATCTATTGGCACCGCAGCGGTACCTGGTGCAGGAATGGTAATGTTGGTGATTGTATTGGAGTCAGTCGGTTTCCCGGCTGATAAACTTGCCATAGGTCTGGCTTTGATTTTTGCTGTCGACCGTCCGTTGGATATGTTTAGGACCGTGGTCAATATTACTGGGGATGCTACCGTTTCAATGCTGGTTGCCAAATCAGTTGGTAAATTGGGCAAACCTCGTGTAAAAGAATGGGATGACCATTTGGATGAAGTGAAATAA
- a CDS encoding flavohemoglobin expression-modulating QEGLA motif protein: protein MIQVKQQQELQKQYPALFDIDSNLNRLVKRIELLSYVNPLNIEKEKHRFFASKYTIEPEFKYPKLKFDPYKLQRLFFSQRLDRIEDESIRKLYQDVIYYYANMIQCIETIGKGKKFYYNSLRAFGTPTEKDVQNARFILHFKDEPSSADMDKVFTPDEAKTYFDEFIPRYNFPLKIRFSTNISADAMVSNSSQTLFIKKNVKFSKNQLLTLANHEIGVHLVTTYNGLEQPLKIFSNGLPKNVETQEGLAVFSEYMGGALTLKRLKELAYRVMAADGLIKGYSFADTFDLIHGQYKLNRDEAFGITLRAHRGGGFTKDRLYLSGLRKIYKRYQNEEPMDILFTGKVSLDYEEQMNHLRQLGLIQSITHKSLSFEQKRNTNKTLDFILNNLK from the coding sequence ATGATTCAGGTAAAACAGCAACAAGAATTACAAAAGCAGTATCCTGCCCTGTTTGATATTGATTCAAACCTAAACCGTTTGGTCAAGAGAATTGAGTTGCTCAGTTACGTAAACCCACTGAACATAGAAAAGGAAAAGCATCGTTTTTTTGCCTCAAAATATACCATTGAACCAGAGTTCAAGTATCCAAAATTAAAATTTGACCCCTATAAACTCCAGCGTCTTTTTTTCTCACAACGATTGGATCGTATTGAAGATGAATCTATCCGTAAGTTATACCAAGATGTAATATACTATTACGCCAATATGATCCAATGTATTGAGACCATTGGAAAGGGTAAAAAGTTCTATTACAATTCTCTTCGTGCCTTTGGTACTCCCACAGAAAAAGATGTTCAGAATGCTAGGTTTATACTGCATTTTAAGGATGAACCAAGCTCGGCGGACATGGACAAGGTGTTTACTCCAGATGAAGCAAAAACCTATTTTGATGAGTTTATTCCACGGTATAACTTTCCATTAAAAATTCGTTTTTCCACAAATATTTCTGCTGATGCAATGGTGAGCAATAGTTCCCAAACATTGTTTATTAAGAAGAATGTCAAGTTCAGTAAAAATCAGTTGTTGACTTTGGCGAATCATGAAATCGGTGTACACTTGGTAACTACGTATAATGGGTTGGAGCAGCCCTTGAAGATATTTTCCAACGGCTTGCCCAAAAATGTGGAAACCCAGGAAGGTTTGGCGGTTTTTAGCGAGTACATGGGTGGAGCCCTTACATTAAAACGCCTCAAGGAATTGGCATATAGGGTTATGGCTGCCGATGGTCTAATAAAAGGCTATAGTTTTGCTGATACTTTTGATTTGATTCATGGTCAATATAAATTAAACAGGGACGAGGCTTTTGGAATAACATTAAGGGCGCACAGGGGAGGCGGCTTTACCAAGGACAGATTGTATTTGAGTGGATTACGGAAAATTTATAAAAGATACCAAAATGAAGAACCAATGGATATTCTTTTTACCGGTAAGGTCTCCTTGGACTATGAAGAACAGATGAACCATCTTCGACAATTAGGGTTGATTCAGTCCATTACGCATAAAAGCCTTTCTTTTGAGCAAAAACGTAATACCAACAAGACATTGGATTTTATCTTAAATAATCTAAAATAA